One Streptomyces sp. CG4 genomic window, CCTGCTGGACCACAGGACCGGCCTCGCGGAGTTCCGCGTACAGCGGATAGGGGTTGGGGCGGCTGGCGTAGTCGGTGATCCGTGCCAGCAAGGTCGCGGAGTCCATGGTGGCTCCTCGTAGGGGGCGGGATGTGGGCTACACCACCGTCAGCCGGCGGTCGGGAAGGTGACCGGTGAGTGCGACGGTCGGGCCGTGGGACAGCACGGAGGGGTCCGGTACGGCGGAGGGGATCGTGATGTCGGCGGCGATCGCACAGTCCTGTGCGCCGGGCGGGGGCGGGAAGGGAGCGGCGGTCTCGATCAGGTGTCGGTAGTAGTCGAGCGCCTTGGCCATGTCGACGGTGACGGCGGCGGTAACCCGGCCCTGGTAGCCGTAGACCATCGCGAGCCGGCGCGCCTCCAGGGAGCCCTGGGCGATGACCACGTGGTCGGAGTAGGTGGGGACGCCCACCGACTTGATGTTGAGTCCGAACTGGGTCGACCAGAAGACCGGGATGGCCAGGTGCGGGCGCTGCAGCGGCCCCGGGTTGACCATGTTGTGGGCCGCAACCGCGGCCTGCTCGACCGCGTTGCCCCAGTGTTCCAGGGACAGCATCTGGTAGCCGAACAGCGGGTGGGGGAAGCGGGAGACGTCGCCGGCCACGAAGACGTCGTCGGTGACGATCCCGTACATGTTGAAGGCCCGGCAGCCTGCGTCGCAGGCGATGCCGCGTGGGCCCGCCGCCAGCCCGGACTCCGCCAGCCACTCCACGTTGCGGATCGCGCCCAGTGCCACGACGCACACGTCCGCCTCGACGCGGCTGCCGTCGGACAGCTGCGCGCCGGTGAAGGCGCCGTTGCCGTTCAGGGCGGTGACTGTCACTCCGGTGCGCAGGTCCACGCCGTGGTTGCGCTGCATGACGGCGGCGAGCTTGGACAGGGTGCCGCCGAGCGCACCTACCAGGGGTGCGGGGCCGCGTTCGGCGACGGTCACCTCAAGGCCCAGTTCCCGGCAGGCGGAGGCGATCTCGGAGCCGGTGAAACCGCCGCCGATCACCAGGACTCGCTCTGGTCTCGCGGCCAGCCGATCGGCCAGTCCCGCGCCGTCCTCGCGCGTGCGCAGGGTGAACACCCCGTCCAGGGCGCCTTCCTCCGGGTTGGGCCAGGGCCGTGCGCGGGTTCCGGTGGCGATCAGCAGCCGGTCGTAGGGCAGCGACTCGCCGTCGGCCAGCAGTACCCGTTTCGCCAGCAGGTCCACGCCGGTGGCACGCACGCCGAGGCGCCACTCGGCGTGCGGGTCCCGGCGCATCGGCAGCTCAAGGGTGTCCGGCGTCGCCTGCCCAAGCAGTACCTGCTTGGACAGCGGCGGCCGGTCGTAGGGCGCATGGGGCTCGTCGCCGACCACGGTCAGTGAGCCGGTGAAGCCCTCCTCGCGCAGCACCTCCGCGGCTCTCAGCCCGACCAGCGACGCGCCGACGATGACGATACGGCCGTCTTTCAGGTCACCGGGCACCGGTGCTCACCTCTTCCCCGAGGAGGATCGCCTGCACCGGGCACGCCGCCGCGGCCTGGCGTACCCGCTCCACCTGGTCGTCCGGGACGGCAGTGGCGTACAGCAGCCCCTCCTCCCCGTGCAGCTCGAACACCTCCGGGGCGAGGAACACGCACTGTGCATAGCCCTGGCAGCGTGTGAGGTCGACAACGGTCCGCATCTCCACCACTTCTTCCTCCGTTGCCACACCCCCCTCATCTCCAGCATGGGGCCAGACCCGGGTGCCTGCATGCCTTGTGATCGAGAGCTGGGATTCGGGCCAGCACGATGAGAGAGAAATGGACGAACTCCCGGGAACCACCTTCCAGTTGCTCGTCAGCGTTCAGCGGTGACACCTCACCGAAGCAGTGGTGCACCCTGCGGTCAGCTCGTCCGGGTGACCCGAGTCACTGTCACCGCCCCACCATTTCCATACGACGTATGGTTATCCTGGCAGGGCGATTCCATACATCGCATGGAACTGCTGACCGGACAACGCCAGGCGCATCACATCGCCTGCAAAAGCAGCCGTTGCTGCAGATCGCACCAACCGGAAGGAAAGATCATGAAGAAGCTCACGAGGCGGATTGCTGTCGCTGTTTCCTCCGTGGCGGTCGCGGGTGTCGCCGTTGTCGGTGCCGGGGGCACCGCTTCGGCCGCGACCACCTCCCCCGTGCACGTCCAGCGGCCGGCCGTCGGCGTCAACGCCGCCGACTACCGTTGGGACCACGGCGTCGGCTACCTGATCGAGCAGGGCTATTGCTGGGACGCAAATCGTGGCTGGCACCACGACGACCGTGTCACCGACTCGTCCTGGCACAGCCGCGACGGTCGCTGCTACCGCTGGGACGACGAGGGGCGCGGGTGGAAGTCCGACAGGTCGTACCGGCACAACTGGAACCGCTACGAGCGCGACGGCCGGGACCGGGACCACCACGACCAGTACCACGGCGACCGGGACTACCTCGGCTGGGACCACTACGACCGGAACCACGGCGAACGGTGAGACAGGTACTGCTTGTGCCCACATGGGCCGAAGCCGTACCCCTCGCTCTGATGCCTGCCGGCGGCAGGG contains:
- a CDS encoding NAD(P)/FAD-dependent oxidoreductase, with translation MPGDLKDGRIVIVGASLVGLRAAEVLREEGFTGSLTVVGDEPHAPYDRPPLSKQVLLGQATPDTLELPMRRDPHAEWRLGVRATGVDLLAKRVLLADGESLPYDRLLIATGTRARPWPNPEEGALDGVFTLRTREDGAGLADRLAARPERVLVIGGGFTGSEIASACRELGLEVTVAERGPAPLVGALGGTLSKLAAVMQRNHGVDLRTGVTVTALNGNGAFTGAQLSDGSRVEADVCVVALGAIRNVEWLAESGLAAGPRGIACDAGCRAFNMYGIVTDDVFVAGDVSRFPHPLFGYQMLSLEHWGNAVEQAAVAAHNMVNPGPLQRPHLAIPVFWSTQFGLNIKSVGVPTYSDHVVIAQGSLEARRLAMVYGYQGRVTAAVTVDMAKALDYYRHLIETAAPFPPPPGAQDCAIAADITIPSAVPDPSVLSHGPTVALTGHLPDRRLTVV
- a CDS encoding ferredoxin; amino-acid sequence: MRTVVDLTRCQGYAQCVFLAPEVFELHGEEGLLYATAVPDDQVERVRQAAAACPVQAILLGEEVSTGAR